One segment of Deinococcus seoulensis DNA contains the following:
- a CDS encoding transposase — protein sequence MRTPARNWKYGQTDVNVLLLAVIWRGVAIPLLYELLPHGGGSHTEIRHTLMDDALCLLRAADIRVLYADREFVGYDWIQGLARRGIPICVRLRSDTLMDDWTAQDWLSRLQTGMAGLLVDDTVVYGQPMNVVLTHTRDGEALIIASNAGSVTTIQTRYRRRFLIECLFRALKSKGFQLEGTHMTLHDHVERLLCLLTLTYTWCVLVGITLDCPKKAHGRRAWSVVKMGLRELVRSFSRESSRLCDLIHLLVASQTKSPESVGY from the coding sequence ATGAGGACGCCTGCCCGCAACTGGAAGTACGGGCAGACCGATGTGAACGTCCTGCTCCTGGCTGTCATCTGGCGGGGCGTCGCGATCCCCCTCCTCTACGAGCTGCTGCCCCATGGGGGCGGCAGCCATACGGAGATCCGGCACACCCTCATGGACGATGCCCTCTGCCTGCTCCGTGCAGCGGACATTCGGGTCCTGTACGCCGACCGTGAATTCGTCGGCTATGACTGGATTCAGGGACTGGCACGCCGTGGAATTCCCATCTGCGTGCGACTGAGGAGTGACACGCTGATGGACGACTGGACCGCACAGGACTGGCTGAGTCGTTTGCAGACCGGCATGGCCGGTCTGCTGGTCGATGACACGGTGGTCTACGGGCAACCGATGAATGTGGTTCTGACGCACACGCGAGATGGTGAGGCGCTGATCATCGCCAGTAACGCGGGGTCAGTGACAACGATCCAGACGCGATATCGCCGGAGGTTCCTGATCGAATGCCTCTTCAGAGCACTGAAGAGCAAGGGCTTTCAACTGGAGGGGACGCACATGACGCTCCACGATCACGTGGAGCGCCTGCTGTGCCTGTTGACGTTGACCTACACGTGGTGTGTGCTGGTCGGGATCACGTTGGACTGCCCGAAGAAGGCGCATGGTCGCCGAGCCTGGAGCGTGGTGAAGATGGGCTTGCGAGAACTGGTCCGGTCGTTCAGCCGGGAGTCATCACGCCTGTGTGACTTGATCCACCTGTTGGTGGCGTCCCAGACGAAATCGCCGGAAAGTGTCGGGTACTGA